The Fortiea contorta PCC 7126 genome has a segment encoding these proteins:
- a CDS encoding serine/threonine-protein kinase — MAEEPTSTLTKKHVSAANRWLGKPTKATSTASMRHRRLMSRVGHILTGTAAIAAALLSASGVGLVQLMENQAFSAFFQLRGPILPPEDIVILAIDDQSISNSKQYYNDDPQRYAHLEPLKSFPFKRIAYAQIIEKLIQAGARTVALDVLFDTPSSYGPRDDRQLQAALQQYGSKVTLAALYENSVTAQGSTIQLRLPQQIFRTGSVSIGTVNFPLDVDGKIHRLAGEYTKASIPDEIAADKVPSFDEAVLRAARVDYPRTQGDRIHFWGPPDTFEQIPFWYVLDPQSWNDYLQQGKVFKNKIVLVGATAQLPNDYHAVAVSKNTKKMSGVEVHANAIATLISGKAIAQAIVSPPLRGLFVLVLVGGSAVLITRTKRGITRLILSIAIASIWGGTSYVLFIYGQLIFPTTVPMIAIAFIGLTYLGTEGAKEVLRKRQLLDIFQKYKTSPVVQEIISQQDDLQDLLQQRDLAVAGKMLSGRYKIIKVLSAGGFSETYIAEDTQRPGNPQCVVKQLKPANTKTEALQLARRLFNSEAQTLEKLGTHNQIPQLLAFFEQDTEFYLIQEFIIGHPLNQELPLGKRILEKSVIDILKDLLQTLAFIHQNGVIHRDIKPSNIIRRHSDWKLVLIDFGAVKEATMPQQDSQGQTPFTIGIGTKGYAPSEQCFGRPQYSSDIYAIGMIGIKALTGIAPHEFKTDADQELQWRDKAEVTHSLAEILTQMVRNDYRQRYQSASEVLQALDKLVSSPDKIDSSSINTFSLDDDIDASTTPWIEEP, encoded by the coding sequence ATGGCAGAAGAACCTACATCCACCTTAACTAAAAAACATGTCTCTGCTGCCAATAGATGGTTAGGTAAGCCCACAAAAGCCACCTCGACAGCATCAATGCGCCATCGCCGATTGATGAGTCGTGTTGGTCATATACTGACTGGGACTGCAGCCATAGCCGCAGCATTACTGAGTGCTTCTGGTGTAGGTTTAGTACAATTAATGGAAAATCAGGCATTCTCCGCTTTTTTTCAACTACGAGGGCCGATTCTACCTCCGGAAGATATCGTAATTTTGGCAATTGATGACCAATCCATATCCAATTCCAAACAGTACTATAACGATGATCCACAGAGATATGCTCACCTAGAACCACTAAAATCTTTTCCCTTTAAACGTATTGCTTATGCCCAAATCATCGAAAAATTAATTCAAGCTGGCGCGCGCACTGTAGCATTAGATGTACTTTTTGATACGCCAAGCAGTTATGGGCCGAGGGACGATCGCCAACTACAAGCAGCACTGCAACAATATGGTAGTAAAGTCACTCTAGCAGCCCTGTATGAAAATTCAGTAACAGCGCAAGGTTCCACCATCCAACTGAGATTACCTCAACAAATTTTTCGCACCGGTTCAGTGTCCATCGGTACGGTGAATTTTCCCTTAGATGTAGATGGTAAGATTCATCGACTAGCCGGCGAGTATACGAAAGCATCCATACCAGATGAAATCGCCGCCGATAAAGTACCATCCTTTGATGAAGCGGTGTTACGAGCGGCGCGGGTAGATTATCCTAGAACCCAGGGCGATCGCATTCACTTTTGGGGACCACCTGATACATTTGAACAAATTCCCTTTTGGTATGTACTCGATCCGCAAAGCTGGAACGATTATTTACAACAAGGAAAAGTATTTAAAAACAAAATCGTCTTGGTTGGCGCCACAGCTCAGTTACCAAACGATTATCATGCAGTAGCAGTTAGCAAAAACACGAAAAAAATGTCAGGTGTGGAAGTACACGCCAATGCGATCGCTACTTTGATATCAGGAAAAGCGATCGCTCAAGCAATTGTCAGTCCACCGCTGCGGGGTTTGTTTGTGTTGGTGTTGGTGGGGGGTAGCGCCGTACTGATCACCAGAACCAAGCGAGGAATAACCAGATTGATTTTGAGCATAGCCATAGCTAGCATCTGGGGAGGGACAAGCTACGTATTATTTATTTATGGTCAATTAATTTTTCCGACGACAGTACCAATGATAGCGATCGCCTTCATCGGCTTAACTTATTTAGGAACCGAAGGCGCCAAAGAAGTTCTCCGCAAACGCCAACTTCTAGACATATTTCAAAAATATAAAACTTCCCCCGTCGTCCAAGAAATTATTAGCCAACAAGACGATCTCCAAGACTTACTGCAACAGCGAGATTTAGCAGTAGCTGGTAAAATGTTGAGTGGGCGCTACAAAATTATCAAAGTCCTCAGTGCCGGTGGATTTAGCGAAACTTACATTGCAGAAGACACCCAACGTCCTGGAAATCCCCAGTGTGTGGTCAAACAGCTAAAACCAGCCAACACCAAAACCGAAGCCCTACAACTCGCCAGACGTTTATTTAACTCCGAAGCACAAACCCTAGAAAAATTAGGAACACACAATCAAATACCCCAACTTTTAGCTTTTTTTGAACAAGATACAGAATTTTATTTAATTCAAGAATTCATTATCGGCCATCCCCTAAATCAAGAATTACCATTAGGTAAACGCATTCTCGAAAAATCAGTTATTGATATCTTAAAAGACCTATTGCAAACATTAGCATTCATCCATCAAAATGGAGTGATTCACCGAGATATTAAACCTAGTAATATTATCCGGCGACACTCAGACTGGAAACTCGTCTTAATTGACTTTGGTGCTGTCAAAGAAGCTACCATGCCACAACAGGACAGTCAAGGACAAACTCCGTTCACCATCGGTATTGGTACTAAAGGATACGCCCCCAGTGAACAATGTTTTGGGCGTCCTCAATATAGTAGTGACATCTATGCGATCGGGATGATTGGGATTAAAGCGCTGACAGGTATCGCCCCCCACGAGTTTAAGACCGATGCTGATCAAGAATTACAATGGCGGGATAAAGCAGAAGTGACCCACTCTTTAGCAGAGATCCTCACGCAAATGGTGCGGAATGACTACAGACAGCGTTATCAATCTGCATCAGAAGTTTTACAAGCACTGGATAAGTTAGTTAGTTCTCCAGATAAAATCGATTCCTCATCCATAAATACTTTCTCTTTAGATGATGATATCGATGCTTCTACAACACCTTGGATAGAAGAACCCTGA
- a CDS encoding DevA family ABC transporter ATP-binding protein, translated as MMQESLPVISDSTAFDLESAIVIKNLNHYFGEGGLRKQVLFDINLEISVGEIVIMTGPSGSGKTTLLTLMGGLRSAQEGSLQILGQEICGARKQQLTQLRRQIGYIFQAHNLMTFLTARENVRMSLELHDQFLNEDINTKAIAMLETVGLGDRVNYYPEKLSGGQKQRVAIARALVSHPKIVLADEPTAALDKKSGRDVVELMQKLAKEQGCTILLVTHDNRILDIADRIIYMEDGQLKSDGADAVTNMH; from the coding sequence ATGATGCAAGAATCTCTGCCAGTCATTTCTGACTCCACAGCCTTTGATTTAGAATCAGCAATTGTGATTAAAAACCTAAACCATTACTTTGGTGAAGGAGGGCTACGCAAGCAAGTATTATTTGACATCAATTTAGAAATTAGTGTCGGTGAAATTGTGATTATGACCGGGCCTTCTGGATCGGGAAAAACCACATTATTAACCTTGATGGGGGGATTGCGTTCTGCTCAAGAAGGAAGTTTGCAAATATTAGGACAGGAAATCTGCGGTGCGCGCAAACAGCAGTTAACTCAACTGCGACGCCAAATAGGCTATATTTTTCAAGCGCATAACTTGATGACCTTTTTAACAGCTAGAGAAAATGTGCGGATGTCTTTAGAATTGCATGATCAATTTCTGAATGAAGATATTAACACTAAAGCGATCGCCATGTTAGAGACGGTAGGTTTAGGCGATCGTGTCAATTACTATCCAGAGAAATTATCAGGAGGACAAAAACAAAGAGTAGCGATCGCCCGTGCTTTAGTCAGCCATCCAAAAATCGTCCTCGCAGACGAACCCACCGCCGCTCTCGACAAAAAATCTGGGCGGGATGTGGTAGAATTAATGCAGAAGCTAGCCAAAGAACAAGGCTGCACAATTTTGTTAGTTACCCACGACAACCGCATTCTCGACATAGCCGACCGCATCATCTATATGGAAGACGGTCAACTCAAGAGCGACGGCGCGGATGCAGTGACAAACATGCACTGA
- a CDS encoding ABC exporter membrane fusion protein — MGEKLLFKATNKRLIALVIGATVITGAIVAYGISQFGQVGKTTPAEATKTTQTVQKVTALGRLQPEAEVLKLSAPLALDGDRIAQIKVKEGDRVQAGQIVGILDSRNRLENALTQAKKQVAVTQAKLAQVKAGAKAGEIQAQRVSIERLQAQYQGDKKGQQEAIARIEAQWQGDRVAQEARIKKLQAELNNAQAEYNRYRQLSKEGAISNSLFDAKRLARETAKQQLDEAKAVLTRINATAGRQLAEAKVALNRINSTSNKQVSEARATLNSIAEVRPVDIAAAQTEVENAIAALKRAQTDLEAAYIKAPTAGQILKIHTRVGEKMSVDGIADFAQTDQMIAIAEVYQTDIAKVKLGQSAVVTSQALKGELTGRVFQIGLQVNRQNVFSNEPGENLDSRVVEVKIRLNPESSKQVAGLTNLQVQTAIEL; from the coding sequence ATGGGTGAGAAGCTGTTGTTTAAAGCCACAAATAAACGGCTAATTGCGTTAGTAATTGGTGCTACGGTAATTACGGGTGCTATTGTAGCTTATGGGATTTCTCAGTTTGGACAAGTAGGAAAAACTACCCCAGCAGAGGCGACAAAGACAACACAAACTGTGCAGAAAGTGACAGCTTTAGGACGACTACAACCAGAAGCCGAAGTACTAAAGTTATCTGCACCTCTGGCTTTAGATGGCGATCGCATTGCTCAAATTAAAGTCAAAGAAGGCGATCGCGTCCAAGCAGGACAAATCGTCGGCATCCTCGACTCACGCAATCGCTTGGAAAATGCACTCACACAAGCGAAAAAACAAGTCGCAGTCACTCAAGCCAAACTCGCCCAAGTCAAAGCCGGCGCCAAAGCCGGAGAAATTCAAGCCCAGCGAGTCAGCATCGAGCGTTTACAGGCTCAATACCAAGGAGACAAAAAAGGTCAACAAGAAGCGATCGCCCGCATTGAAGCGCAATGGCAAGGAGACAGAGTAGCACAAGAGGCGAGAATTAAAAAGCTACAGGCAGAACTCAATAACGCCCAAGCTGAATATAATCGTTATCGCCAATTATCGAAAGAGGGAGCGATTTCTAACTCCTTATTTGACGCTAAACGTTTGGCGAGGGAGACAGCAAAACAGCAACTAGACGAAGCCAAAGCAGTTCTCACCCGCATCAACGCAACTGCAGGTAGACAACTAGCTGAAGCCAAGGTCGCACTTAACCGAATTAACTCTACCAGTAACAAACAGGTGAGCGAAGCCAGAGCCACACTTAACAGTATTGCCGAAGTTCGCCCTGTGGACATAGCCGCAGCCCAAACCGAAGTAGAAAATGCGATCGCCGCCTTGAAACGCGCCCAAACCGACCTGGAAGCGGCTTATATCAAAGCACCAACAGCAGGTCAAATCCTCAAAATTCATACCCGTGTCGGTGAGAAGATGAGTGTTGACGGCATTGCAGACTTCGCGCAAACTGACCAAATGATTGCAATCGCAGAAGTCTATCAAACAGATATCGCCAAAGTGAAACTAGGACAGTCAGCAGTAGTTACCAGTCAAGCTTTGAAAGGCGAACTCACAGGTAGAGTCTTCCAAATCGGTTTACAGGTCAATAGACAAAACGTGTTCAGCAACGAACCAGGAGAAAACCTTGACAGTCGCGTGGTTGAGGTCAAAATCCGCCTGAATCCCGAATCTAGCAAACAAGTTGCAGGTTTAACAAACTTGCAAGTACAGACAGCGATTGAGTTGTAA
- a CDS encoding RICIN domain-containing protein: MAIDKKINQLHKLINTTKPIRNLCLGLLTSLTFLPIVAHASNEGYRYIRVRHSDKCLHVNGNQGIGNGVAATQWQCVDQNNLKWKLEAAPGGNDYYFIRSKFSDKCLQIDGASMDNGAAVTQWDCVNQNNVKWKFVSAGEGYFYIKAKHSDKCLQVDGGSLENGARISQWDCVNQSNVKWKVGQIVN; this comes from the coding sequence ATGGCTATTGACAAGAAAATCAACCAATTACATAAATTAATCAATACTACGAAACCTATACGCAATTTATGTTTAGGATTATTAACTAGTTTGACTTTTTTGCCGATTGTAGCTCACGCTAGTAATGAGGGTTACAGATATATTAGAGTTAGGCATAGTGATAAATGTCTGCATGTAAATGGCAACCAAGGAATTGGTAATGGTGTAGCAGCTACTCAATGGCAATGTGTTGATCAAAATAATCTGAAATGGAAGTTAGAAGCAGCACCGGGAGGCAATGATTATTACTTTATCAGAAGCAAGTTTAGTGATAAATGTCTGCAAATCGATGGAGCCTCTATGGACAATGGAGCAGCAGTTACTCAATGGGATTGTGTCAATCAAAATAATGTGAAATGGAAATTTGTTTCAGCTGGTGAAGGTTATTTTTATATTAAAGCCAAGCATAGTGACAAATGTCTACAGGTTGATGGAGGTTCTCTAGAAAATGGTGCGCGGATTAGTCAATGGGATTGTGTGAATCAGAGTAATGTGAAATGGAAAGTTGGTCAAATTGTCAATTAA
- a CDS encoding NYN domain-containing protein — MGSPMNRLSIFVDGNNMFYAQQKNGWFFDPRRVLEYFKHEQSETTLINAFWYTGLKDPQDQRGFRDALISLGYTVRTKILKEYYDDSSGRYSQKANLDIEIVVDMFNTVDQYDRVVLFSGDGDFERAIELLRSKNTHITVVSTEGMIARELRNATDRYIDLNDIRDQIEKSEG; from the coding sequence ATGGGTTCGCCAATGAATCGTCTGTCTATTTTTGTAGACGGAAACAATATGTTCTACGCTCAACAAAAAAATGGCTGGTTTTTTGACCCGCGACGAGTCTTAGAATACTTTAAACACGAGCAATCAGAAACAACATTAATTAATGCATTCTGGTACACTGGGTTAAAAGACCCGCAAGATCAACGAGGTTTTCGAGATGCTCTGATTAGTTTAGGATATACAGTTAGAACTAAAATTCTTAAAGAATATTATGATGATTCATCCGGTCGTTATTCGCAAAAAGCTAACTTAGATATTGAAATTGTTGTAGACATGTTTAATACTGTAGATCAATATGACAGAGTAGTTTTATTTAGCGGTGACGGAGATTTTGAAAGAGCAATAGAACTTTTACGCTCAAAAAATACACATATCACAGTAGTCTCAACAGAAGGTATGATCGCCAGAGAGTTACGTAACGCCACAGATAGATATATAGATTTAAATGATATCAGAGATCAAATAGAAAAATCTGAAGGTTAA
- a CDS encoding 2-isopropylmalate synthase, with translation MNTNSEGIIIFDTTLRDGEQCPGATLNIDEKLVIAKQLAKLGVDIIEAGFAFASPGDFEAVSKIAQVVGTEDGPVICSLARAIKADIEAAAAALKPAAKGRIHTFISTSDIHLEYQLRKSRAEVLAIAEEMVAYAKSFMADVEFSPMDAVRSDPEFLYQVLEQAIAAGATTVNIPDTVGYTTPSEFGAMIKGIKENVPNIDQAIISVHGHNDLGLAVANFLEAVKNGARQLECTINGIGERAGNASLEELVMALHVRRQYFNPFVGRPVDSEAPLTNIDTRQIYKTSRLVSNLTGMLVQPNKAIVGANAFAHESGIHQDGVLKNKLTYEIMDAQLIGLTDNQIVLGKHSGRNAFRTRLKELGFELSDTELNKAFVRFKEVADKKKEISDWDLEAIVNDEIQQAPDLFRVELVQVSCGSNAKPTATVTLRTPDGEELTDAAIGTGPVDAVYKAINRVVNVPNQLIEFSVQSVTAGIDAIGEVTIRLKYESKVYSGHAANTDIIVASAQAYVNALNRLYASLKPQLKAEEVTA, from the coding sequence ATGAACACCAACTCAGAGGGCATCATCATTTTTGATACAACACTGCGTGATGGAGAGCAGTGTCCTGGAGCAACGCTGAATATAGACGAAAAATTAGTAATTGCCAAGCAACTGGCAAAGCTGGGAGTAGATATCATTGAGGCAGGTTTTGCCTTTGCCAGTCCTGGGGATTTTGAGGCTGTGAGTAAGATAGCCCAAGTTGTAGGTACAGAAGATGGGCCGGTAATTTGTAGTTTAGCCAGAGCCATTAAAGCAGATATTGAAGCAGCAGCTGCAGCACTCAAACCAGCAGCCAAAGGTCGAATTCATACATTTATTTCCACGTCTGATATACATTTAGAATATCAATTGCGGAAGTCGCGGGCAGAAGTATTAGCGATCGCCGAAGAAATGGTAGCATACGCCAAGTCTTTCATGGCAGATGTGGAATTTTCGCCGATGGATGCGGTGCGTTCCGATCCAGAATTTCTTTACCAAGTGTTAGAGCAAGCGATCGCCGCCGGCGCAACAACAGTTAATATTCCCGACACAGTGGGATACACAACACCAAGCGAATTTGGAGCAATGATTAAGGGAATCAAAGAAAACGTTCCCAACATTGACCAAGCAATTATTTCTGTACACGGACACAACGATTTAGGATTAGCAGTTGCCAACTTCTTAGAAGCAGTGAAAAATGGAGCAAGGCAACTAGAATGTACGATCAATGGTATTGGTGAACGAGCAGGAAACGCATCATTAGAAGAATTAGTGATGGCGTTACATGTCCGGCGACAATATTTTAATCCTTTTGTAGGTAGACCAGTAGATTCAGAAGCGCCGCTGACAAATATCGACACTCGCCAAATCTATAAAACCTCACGGTTAGTTTCCAATTTGACAGGAATGTTAGTGCAACCAAATAAAGCGATTGTCGGTGCAAATGCATTCGCCCATGAATCAGGAATTCACCAAGATGGGGTATTAAAAAATAAACTCACCTACGAAATCATGGATGCTCAATTGATTGGCTTAACAGACAATCAAATAGTATTGGGTAAACATTCAGGAAGAAATGCTTTCCGCACTCGCTTGAAAGAATTAGGTTTTGAACTGTCAGATACCGAATTAAATAAAGCCTTCGTCAGATTCAAAGAAGTAGCCGACAAAAAGAAAGAAATTTCTGATTGGGATTTAGAAGCGATTGTTAATGACGAAATTCAACAAGCACCCGATTTATTCCGCGTAGAATTGGTGCAAGTTTCTTGTGGTAGTAACGCCAAACCCACCGCTACCGTCACCCTCCGCACCCCAGACGGTGAAGAACTCACAGATGCAGCAATTGGAACTGGGCCAGTAGATGCTGTATATAAAGCTATCAATCGTGTGGTGAATGTACCTAATCAATTGATTGAGTTTTCAGTGCAATCAGTCACCGCAGGTATCGACGCTATTGGTGAAGTTACTATCCGGTTAAAATACGAATCTAAAGTATATTCGGGACACGCAGCAAACACAGATATCATCGTTGCTTCTGCCCAAGCTTACGTGAATGCATTGAATAGGCTGTATGCATCCTTGAAACCACAACTTAAGGCTGAGGAAGTGACTGCATAA
- a CDS encoding TetR/AcrR family transcriptional regulator, translated as MPKIVDHEQYRKELLGKCFDFFAHKGYGSITMRQISQGLGVSTGTLYHYFPSKQALFEQLVEETCQQDIAMALAELEGTETLQESMIALGRYLAKNEAYFIKWTYLWVDFCQHRDSQEIPGKNVFKRANKRCRQAASDVFNIQNPVVISFILSFIDGLLLRKLQGDEMIDFTEQCTFLGKMLTAYLPQEILKN; from the coding sequence ATGCCAAAAATTGTTGACCATGAGCAATACCGCAAAGAATTACTTGGTAAATGCTTTGATTTCTTCGCTCACAAGGGGTATGGTTCTATTACCATGCGCCAAATTTCTCAGGGTTTAGGAGTTTCTACTGGTACGCTTTATCACTATTTTCCCAGCAAGCAAGCTTTGTTTGAGCAATTAGTGGAAGAGACATGTCAGCAGGATATAGCGATGGCGTTGGCGGAGTTAGAGGGAACCGAAACGCTGCAAGAATCGATGATAGCTTTGGGGAGATATTTAGCGAAAAACGAAGCTTATTTTATCAAATGGACTTATCTTTGGGTTGATTTTTGTCAACACCGAGATTCTCAAGAAATACCCGGAAAAAATGTATTTAAGCGAGCCAATAAGCGATGTCGGCAGGCGGCTAGTGATGTTTTTAATATTCAAAATCCGGTGGTAATTTCTTTCATATTGAGCTTTATAGATGGTCTATTGCTGAGAAAGTTACAGGGTGATGAAATGATTGATTTTACTGAACAATGTACCTTCTTGGGAAAAATGTTAACGGCTTATTTGCCGCAAGAAATTCTGAAAAATTAA
- a CDS encoding CCA tRNA nucleotidyltransferase: MHNSVPSALAPENWPFSWELLPQPAYMVGGAVRDAILGRSRGYLDLDFVVPAGAVKLARAIASRYQAGFVLLDRQRQIARVVFPHATVDIAQQEGASLETDLHRRDFTVNAIAYNPHTQEIIDPLQGLADLQQGRLRMVSAANLRDDPLRLMRAYRQAAQLDFTIEPTTQSTIRDLASHIISVAAERVRVEIGYLLANSPGTLWITKAWEDGLITPLFPNATRESCNQLAAVDQAACFLAKTSPLLGRQLQESVRNTIKTTWLGIAKLACLVHPQLEIAETQLQKLTYSRAEIRSVSTALKLFPLFRKTDLTLREQYFFFREVGIVFSATATLALARDKLVEATFGDEPDSLSSALQNGCAVACGGESSSSAASPLDGYALLIGRYLNPDDLVAHPTPLVSGEEIIVALNIPASPVVGQLLGEIAIAQVEGKISTAAEAIAFARQLKGEG, translated from the coding sequence ATGCACAATTCAGTTCCTTCTGCTCTCGCTCCTGAAAATTGGCCTTTTAGCTGGGAATTGTTACCGCAACCTGCATATATGGTGGGTGGTGCGGTGCGAGATGCGATTCTGGGGAGGAGTCGTGGATATTTGGATTTAGATTTTGTTGTCCCAGCAGGTGCTGTAAAATTAGCAAGGGCGATCGCTAGTCGTTATCAAGCTGGTTTTGTCTTGTTGGATCGGCAACGACAAATCGCTCGTGTGGTGTTTCCCCATGCTACTGTTGATATTGCCCAGCAGGAAGGCGCTAGTTTAGAAACTGATTTGCATAGACGGGATTTCACGGTAAATGCGATCGCTTACAATCCCCATACTCAAGAAATCATCGATCCTCTCCAAGGCTTGGCTGATTTACAACAGGGTCGGCTGCGAATGGTGTCAGCTGCTAATCTTAGAGATGATCCTCTGCGGTTAATGCGAGCCTATCGCCAAGCTGCTCAACTGGATTTTACAATTGAACCGACTACCCAATCTACAATTCGGGATTTAGCGTCACATATTATTAGTGTGGCAGCGGAACGAGTCCGGGTGGAAATTGGTTATCTATTAGCTAATTCTCCAGGTACTCTCTGGATCACAAAGGCTTGGGAAGATGGTCTAATTACACCTTTGTTTCCCAACGCTACCCGCGAAAGCTGTAATCAACTCGCAGCAGTTGACCAAGCAGCCTGTTTCCTAGCCAAAACTTCGCCGCTCCTGGGGCGACAACTGCAAGAATCAGTCCGCAATACTATTAAAACAACTTGGCTAGGAATTGCTAAACTTGCTTGTCTCGTCCATCCCCAACTGGAAATAGCAGAAACTCAACTCCAAAAACTTACCTACAGTCGTGCAGAAATTCGTTCTGTAAGTACCGCCCTGAAACTGTTCCCGCTGTTCAGAAAAACAGATTTGACGCTACGAGAACAGTATTTTTTCTTCCGGGAGGTAGGTATTGTATTTTCGGCCACTGCAACTTTAGCGCTGGCACGTGATAAATTGGTAGAGGCGACTTTTGGTGATGAGCCTGACTCATTAAGTTCCGCATTGCAAAACGGTTGTGCAGTCGCCTGTGGAGGGGAAAGCTCCAGCAGCGCTGCCTCACCGTTAGACGGGTACGCACTTTTAATCGGCCGCTACCTTAACCCTGATGATCTGGTTGCTCATCCCACTCCGTTAGTGAGTGGAGAGGAGATTATTGTAGCACTAAACATTCCCGCTTCGCCAGTGGTTGGTCAACTACTGGGAGAAATTGCGATCGCACAAGTCGAGGGGAAGATTTCTACCGCAGCAGAGGCGATCGCTTTTGCGCGTCAATTGAAGGGTGAAGGATGA
- the devC gene encoding ABC transporter permease DevC, protein MLSKIFRKTPLAWRQLMKEKTRLAIAVAGITFADMLMFIQLGFESALFDAAIKPHRNLKADLVLISPQFQTLFSVKSFSRERLYQALAYDGVQSVNSLYIGTGQWRNPETRQERAILVWGTDPAKPPFKSADTQQNSDQLKPLYQVLFDQAGRPEYGTVADIFNKTNSFKTELNSKAIEVKGLFTDGASFAADGNVITSDSTFLELFPQRKADRIEVGLLTLKPGVDLEKVRSQLSAGLPKDVIVLTPEGFASIEKKYWEAGTAIGFIFGLGTAVGFIVGIVIVYQILYSDVSEHLPEYATLKAMGYGDNYLLWVLLQEALLLAVLGYMPAFFLSVGLYQLTNAATMLPLFMKTERAIYVLVLTIIMCSFSGAIAMRKLRSADPADVF, encoded by the coding sequence ATGTTATCCAAAATATTTCGCAAAACTCCCCTAGCATGGCGCCAGTTGATGAAGGAAAAAACTCGTCTAGCGATCGCCGTTGCAGGTATTACCTTTGCGGATATGCTGATGTTTATTCAGCTGGGGTTTGAAAGTGCGCTGTTTGATGCAGCGATTAAGCCCCATCGCAATCTCAAAGCTGATTTGGTTTTGATCAGTCCCCAATTTCAGACTTTGTTCTCGGTGAAAAGCTTTTCTAGAGAAAGACTTTATCAAGCTTTGGCTTATGACGGTGTGCAATCAGTCAATTCACTCTATATTGGCACCGGACAGTGGCGAAATCCCGAAACTCGACAAGAAAGAGCTATTTTGGTGTGGGGTACCGACCCCGCCAAACCTCCATTTAAATCCGCTGATACTCAACAAAACAGCGATCAACTCAAGCCGTTGTATCAAGTGTTGTTTGATCAAGCGGGTCGTCCAGAATATGGAACTGTGGCAGATATTTTCAACAAAACTAATAGCTTTAAGACGGAACTGAATAGTAAAGCGATTGAGGTCAAAGGCTTATTCACCGATGGTGCGTCCTTTGCGGCTGATGGTAACGTCATCACCAGCGATTCTACTTTTTTAGAATTATTTCCGCAGCGTAAAGCCGATCGCATCGAGGTTGGATTGCTGACATTGAAGCCGGGTGTGGATCTAGAAAAAGTGCGATCGCAACTAAGCGCCGGACTACCAAAGGATGTGATAGTTTTAACACCAGAGGGATTTGCCTCAATTGAGAAAAAATACTGGGAAGCCGGGACAGCGATCGGCTTTATTTTCGGTCTAGGTACAGCAGTCGGATTCATTGTGGGAATCGTGATTGTGTATCAAATTCTCTATTCTGATGTTTCCGAACACCTCCCAGAATACGCCACCCTCAAGGCTATGGGCTATGGTGATAACTATTTACTGTGGGTATTGTTGCAAGAAGCTTTACTTCTAGCCGTCTTGGGTTATATGCCCGCCTTTTTCCTTTCCGTCGGACTTTATCAGCTCACCAATGCAGCTACAATGCTTCCTTTGTTCATGAAAACAGAACGGGCAATATATGTTTTAGTTTTGACAATCATTATGTGTAGTTTTTCTGGGGCGATCGCCATGCGAAAACTCCGCTCTGCTGACCCGGCGGATGTTTTCTAA